One genomic window of Sulfuricurvum sp. IAE1 includes the following:
- a CDS encoding UDP-N-acetylglucosamine 4,6-dehydratase family protein, producing MFRPTTTRRIAFFVLFDVLLSFATLYAAYLLRFNFTIPERFMAPFVSVALTLIALKLVFIYASKNYRVIWRYYGLGEGKKLVYALVGAYALFSLIHTLFADFFAPFPRSVIIIDLILSILFLGGLRLLKRIVFGFTVPQEDLRTTVIVGVSPATAHLIQSALEGSIPYYPVAVVAIDAASRHMVGSSVQNIKVIAPERLEETVRERDVSAAIIDGSLGNDDFRLAYELLSKAGVAEIKRSALLSEGAETVAPLSVEELLARHPKDLDTRTIENFIRGKRVLITGAGGSIGSEISLQCRRFGAERLSLIDHSEYNLYQIGEQIPEADLYLCSITDPETLDRIFAETRPQIVIHAAAFKHVPLCESNPRAAVRNNILGSRVLIDCAIAHDVPKIVIISTDKAVRPTNVMGATKRVVELYAQNVDPKNSEIVSVRFGNVLGSSGSVIPKFKSQIEAGGPITITHPEITRYFMLISEACQLVLQAAAIARGGELFILDMGQPVQIRTLAETMIRLYATRPVEIVYTGLRPGEKLYEELLIDESEQKTAFESIMIARSTRYPIDDLVRDIAALEHTDDVVAGLRKIVPEFEHAKHN from the coding sequence ATCTTCCGCCCGACGACGACCCGCAGGATCGCCTTTTTTGTCCTCTTCGACGTTCTCCTCTCGTTCGCAACCCTCTATGCGGCTTACCTGCTGCGGTTCAATTTTACGATCCCCGAACGGTTCATGGCCCCTTTCGTGTCGGTCGCACTGACGCTGATCGCCCTCAAGCTCGTCTTCATCTATGCGTCGAAAAACTATCGCGTCATCTGGCGTTACTACGGCCTCGGGGAAGGGAAAAAACTCGTCTACGCGCTGGTGGGGGCCTATGCGCTGTTTTCGCTGATCCACACCCTGTTTGCCGATTTTTTCGCCCCGTTTCCGCGAAGCGTCATCATCATCGACCTGATCCTCTCGATCCTTTTCTTGGGCGGATTACGTCTTCTCAAACGGATTGTGTTCGGCTTCACCGTCCCGCAAGAGGATCTCCGCACGACCGTCATCGTCGGCGTCTCCCCCGCCACCGCCCACCTGATCCAGAGCGCGCTGGAGGGTTCCATCCCCTACTACCCCGTTGCCGTGGTCGCCATCGACGCCGCAAGCCGCCACATGGTCGGCTCGAGCGTGCAGAACATCAAAGTGATTGCCCCCGAACGCCTCGAAGAGACCGTCAGGGAACGCGACGTCTCCGCGGCGATCATCGACGGTTCGCTCGGCAACGACGACTTCCGCCTCGCCTACGAACTCCTCAGTAAAGCGGGCGTGGCGGAAATCAAACGCTCCGCCCTCCTCTCCGAGGGGGCCGAAACGGTCGCGCCGCTCTCGGTCGAAGAGCTCCTCGCCCGCCACCCCAAAGACCTCGATACCCGGACTATCGAAAACTTCATCCGTGGCAAGAGAGTCCTCATCACCGGAGCCGGGGGGAGCATCGGGAGCGAAATTTCGTTGCAGTGCCGCCGCTTCGGCGCCGAACGTCTTTCGCTGATCGATCACAGCGAGTACAACCTCTACCAGATCGGCGAACAAATCCCCGAAGCCGATCTGTACCTGTGCAGCATCACCGACCCCGAAACGCTCGATCGGATATTCGCCGAAACCCGCCCGCAGATCGTCATCCACGCCGCCGCGTTCAAACACGTGCCGCTGTGCGAGTCCAACCCGCGCGCCGCGGTACGCAACAACATTCTCGGCAGCCGGGTCCTCATCGACTGCGCGATTGCCCACGACGTCCCCAAAATCGTCATCATCTCGACGGATAAAGCGGTCCGGCCGACCAACGTCATGGGGGCGACCAAACGGGTCGTCGAGCTCTACGCCCAAAACGTTGATCCGAAAAACAGCGAAATCGTCTCGGTCCGCTTCGGAAACGTCCTGGGCTCCAGCGGCAGTGTCATCCCCAAATTCAAATCCCAGATCGAGGCGGGGGGACCCATCACGATCACCCACCCCGAAATCACCCGCTACTTCATGCTCATCAGCGAAGCGTGCCAGCTGGTGCTGCAAGCCGCCGCCATCGCGCGCGGGGGAGAGCTTTTCATCCTCGACATGGGTCAGCCGGTGCAGATCCGCACCCTCGCCGAGACGATGATTCGCCTCTACGCCACCCGCCCGGTCGAGATCGTCTACACGGGTCTGCGCCCGGGTGAAAAACTCTACGAAGAGCTCCTGATCGACGAAAGCGAACAGAAAACGGCGTTCGAATCGATCATGATCGCCCGCTCAACCCGCTATCCGATCGACGATCTCGTCCGCGACATCGCGGCGC
- the pglE gene encoding UDP-N-acetylbacillosamine transaminase → MNPRLFLSPPHMSGREQTYIAEAFESNYIAPLGPMVERFEQSIRSYTQAPNALALSTATAALHLALRVLGIGRGDVVLASSFTFIGSIAPILYQDAIPFFVDSDTASWNLDPELLEQAIARAPKKPKALILTHLYGQCADLDRIGEICNRHGIILIEDAAESLGALYRGRQSGTFGVFGAYSFNGNKILTTSGGGMLVSPQKEFIDKARFYSTQARDDAPHYEHTEFGYNYRMSNILAAIGVGQMEVLDERISARRQIFEWYREELESIDEITFMPELEGTRGNRWLTTLTFERTDPERVRLALEGQNIESRPLWKPMHLQPLFKEALRIENGTSQRLFETGLCLPSGTRMSRDDVSRVCETIKTVLS, encoded by the coding sequence ATGAATCCCCGTCTTTTCCTCTCCCCGCCGCACATGAGCGGGCGGGAGCAAACCTACATCGCCGAAGCGTTCGAGAGCAACTACATCGCCCCGCTGGGACCGATGGTCGAGCGGTTCGAGCAAAGCATCCGCTCCTACACCCAAGCCCCCAACGCCCTTGCCCTCTCGACGGCGACGGCGGCTCTGCATCTGGCATTGCGGGTTCTGGGCATCGGGAGAGGGGACGTCGTCCTGGCCTCCTCGTTCACCTTTATCGGCTCAATCGCACCGATCCTCTACCAAGACGCGATCCCCTTTTTCGTCGATTCGGATACGGCGAGTTGGAATCTTGACCCCGAGCTGCTTGAACAGGCGATCGCGCGTGCTCCCAAAAAACCCAAAGCGCTGATCCTCACCCACCTCTACGGCCAGTGCGCCGATCTGGACCGCATCGGCGAGATTTGCAACCGCCACGGCATCATCTTGATCGAAGACGCGGCCGAAAGCCTCGGAGCCCTCTACCGGGGCCGCCAAAGCGGGACGTTCGGGGTATTCGGCGCGTACAGTTTCAACGGTAACAAAATCCTCACCACTTCGGGAGGGGGAATGCTCGTATCGCCTCAAAAGGAATTCATCGACAAAGCCCGGTTTTATTCGACGCAGGCGCGCGACGACGCCCCCCATTACGAACATACCGAATTCGGCTACAACTACCGCATGAGCAATATCCTCGCCGCCATCGGCGTCGGACAGATGGAGGTGCTGGATGAGCGGATCTCGGCACGGCGGCAGATTTTCGAGTGGTACCGCGAAGAACTCGAAAGCATCGATGAAATCACGTTCATGCCTGAGCTTGAAGGTACCCGCGGAAACCGCTGGCTGACCACCCTTACCTTTGAGCGTACCGATCCCGAACGGGTCCGCCTCGCCCTTGAAGGACAAAACATCGAAAGCCGCCCGTTGTGGAAGCCGATGCACCTGCAACCCCTGTTCAAAGAGGCGCTTCGTATCGAAAACGGCACATCACAGCGCCTTTTCGAAACCGGGCTGTGCCTTCCCAGCGGAACCCGGATGAGCCGCGACGACGTCAGCCGCGTCTGCGAGACAATCAAAACGGTACTCTCGTGA
- a CDS encoding sugar transferase codes for MTLRQRFLKRSFDLVVSALGLAATWWIILVAFVAASIDTRSNGFFIQTRIGRWGKPFPVIKIKTMRPVADYTTTVTTAHDPRITRTGAFFRRTKIDELPQLINVLLGQMSLVGPRPDVSGYMDRLSGDDAEILALRPGITGPATLKYKDEEQILAAQTDPKRYNDEIIWPDKVRLNRRYMHEWSFWGDIGYIWRTVFP; via the coding sequence ATGACCCTCCGCCAGCGTTTCCTCAAACGGAGTTTCGACCTCGTCGTCTCGGCCCTCGGCCTTGCCGCCACATGGTGGATCATCCTGGTAGCTTTCGTCGCGGCCTCCATCGACACCCGCAGCAACGGTTTTTTCATCCAGACGCGCATCGGCCGCTGGGGCAAACCGTTCCCCGTCATCAAAATCAAAACGATGCGCCCCGTCGCCGACTACACCACCACGGTCACCACCGCCCACGATCCCCGCATTACCCGCACAGGCGCCTTTTTCCGCCGTACCAAAATCGACGAACTGCCCCAGCTCATCAACGTCCTGCTGGGACAGATGAGCCTGGTAGGCCCCCGTCCGGACGTCAGCGGCTACATGGACCGCCTCAGCGGCGACGATGCCGAAATCCTCGCGCTGCGTCCGGGGATCACGGGACCCGCGACCCTCAAATACAAGGATGAAGAACAGATCCTTGCCGCCCAGACCGACCCGAAACGGTATAATGACGAAATTATTTGGCCCGATAAAGTCCGCCTCAACCGCCGCTACATGCACGAATGGTCGTTTTGGGGGGACATCGGCTACATCTGGAGGACCGTTTTCCCATGA
- a CDS encoding STT3 domain-containing protein, with product MNFSLPNERTSTLHVILLILFAYAFSVGMRLIWIDWASGIPEFHWNAGLMINTNDGYYFAAAAQHSLSGIFEHNPRVAEPWSSATIALTALGAKFFPLESVMLYLPVLVSSLVVVPLILIGRLFNAAYFGFFAALIASIAWSYYNRTMAGYYDTDMFSAMAPMLIVYFLMATTIKENVTWALLSALSILAYPFLYDQGLSVIYAVSLFYMGYMLLFHRKEPFTYYSIALLSVALFLLPVWVKFLLIAALSVAYWRGALSLRLLLVLAVLAFAVFLVNGNVVSLIWAKIASYTAKGTAADGALHFFQVTQTVREAGKIPFSEIANRISGNTAALIAASLGYVALVVRHKAFILTLPLLGIGLFAFWGGLRFTIYAVPVAALGVVYLLYFITAGVASRKIRYTVIGVSTAVLLAAHIVHILEYKVPTVMTAKETAALDRFKSIASPKDYTIAWWDYGYPLWFYTHTNTLIDGGKHHHDNFIVSEILTTSSALEAARLSRIAVETYVSSGYKEIADTLFLRKDGTAENVADYLDTLRYGENVSLPAKSREVYLYLPWRMIDILPTVTLFSNLDLNTPDNRPQPYFYMTGAVQDTGKTLDLGNGVSVLKERNVVKIGDREVPIKEFYQAGYDQNNKLQVARQQFASEGINLIYLPSYGRFLVLDDYYLNSTFIQMGVFERYDPKLFEPVILDPLTKIYRLKV from the coding sequence ATGAATTTTTCACTCCCCAACGAGCGAACCTCGACCCTGCACGTTATCCTCCTGATCCTTTTTGCCTACGCGTTCAGCGTCGGGATGCGCCTGATCTGGATCGACTGGGCCTCGGGGATCCCCGAATTTCACTGGAACGCCGGATTGATGATCAACACCAACGACGGCTATTATTTCGCCGCCGCGGCCCAGCACTCGCTGAGCGGAATATTCGAACACAACCCCCGCGTCGCGGAGCCGTGGAGCTCGGCCACGATCGCCCTCACGGCCCTTGGCGCCAAGTTTTTCCCGCTCGAGAGCGTGATGCTCTATCTTCCGGTGCTCGTCTCCTCACTCGTCGTTGTCCCGCTGATCCTGATCGGCCGGCTCTTCAATGCCGCCTATTTCGGGTTTTTCGCCGCCCTCATCGCCTCGATCGCCTGGAGCTACTACAACCGCACGATGGCGGGATACTACGACACCGATATGTTTTCGGCGATGGCGCCGATGCTCATCGTCTACTTCCTCATGGCGACGACGATCAAAGAGAACGTCACGTGGGCGCTCCTCAGCGCCCTCTCGATCCTCGCTTACCCATTTTTGTACGATCAGGGGCTCTCGGTCATTTACGCCGTCTCCCTCTTTTACATGGGGTACATGCTCCTCTTCCACCGCAAAGAGCCTTTTACCTACTACTCGATCGCGCTTCTCTCGGTCGCCCTATTCCTCCTTCCGGTCTGGGTCAAATTCCTCCTGATCGCCGCTCTGAGCGTCGCTTATTGGCGCGGAGCACTTTCGTTGCGGTTGCTGCTCGTCCTCGCGGTGCTCGCCTTTGCCGTATTCCTCGTCAACGGCAACGTCGTCTCCCTCATCTGGGCGAAAATCGCCAGCTACACCGCCAAAGGGACCGCCGCCGACGGTGCGCTCCATTTCTTCCAGGTCACCCAGACAGTACGCGAAGCGGGAAAAATCCCCTTTTCCGAGATCGCCAACCGTATCAGCGGCAACACCGCGGCGCTGATCGCCGCCTCGCTGGGCTACGTCGCCCTCGTCGTCCGGCACAAGGCGTTTATCCTCACCCTTCCGCTGCTGGGGATCGGGCTCTTCGCTTTTTGGGGCGGATTGCGCTTTACAATCTATGCCGTCCCCGTTGCCGCGCTAGGGGTGGTTTATCTCCTTTATTTCATCACCGCGGGCGTTGCGTCGCGTAAAATCCGGTACACGGTCATCGGCGTCTCGACCGCCGTACTCCTCGCAGCCCATATCGTCCACATCCTCGAATACAAAGTTCCCACCGTCATGACGGCCAAAGAAACCGCGGCGCTCGACCGGTTCAAATCGATCGCTTCCCCAAAAGACTACACGATCGCCTGGTGGGACTACGGCTATCCGCTATGGTTTTATACCCACACCAACACTCTCATCGACGGGGGCAAACACCACCACGACAACTTTATCGTCAGCGAGATCCTGACCACCTCCTCAGCGCTCGAAGCGGCACGCCTCTCGCGCATCGCCGTCGAGACCTATGTCTCCTCGGGGTACAAAGAGATTGCCGACACCCTCTTCCTCCGCAAAGACGGTACGGCCGAAAACGTCGCGGACTACCTCGATACCCTGCGCTACGGCGAAAACGTCTCACTGCCCGCCAAATCGCGCGAAGTCTACCTCTACCTCCCCTGGCGGATGATCGATATCCTCCCGACGGTAACGCTCTTTTCCAACCTCGACCTCAACACTCCCGACAACCGTCCCCAACCCTATTTTTACATGACCGGTGCGGTACAGGACACGGGCAAAACCCTCGATCTGGGCAACGGCGTATCAGTTCTTAAAGAGCGTAATGTCGTCAAAATCGGCGATCGGGAAGTTCCCATCAAAGAGTTCTACCAGGCCGGTTACGATCAGAACAACAAACTTCAGGTCGCCCGCCAGCAATTCGCTTCAGAGGGGATCAACCTGATCTATCTCCCCAGCTACGGCCGTTTTTTGGTGCTGGACGACTACTACCTCAATTCGACGTTCATCCAGATGGGGGTATTCGAGCGGTACGATCCCAAACTGTTCGAGCCGGTCATCCTCGATCCCCTCACCAAAATCTACCGGCTGAAGGTCTGA
- a CDS encoding glycosyltransferase family 2 protein produces MKSLSIIIPCRNEERYIGRCLDSVLRTTYPHDRLEVIVIDGQSEDATRAIVESYAARHPFIRLIDNPKKIAPAALNLGVSASKGEYIIRLDAHTEYPHDYFERLVDASIRLGAANVGAVCRTETMSKTPTANAIQNVLSDRFGVGNSSFRTGVSEIVEADTVPFGCFRRDTFERYGLFDERLIRNQDIEFNKRIARGGGKIYLIPDVTCTYFARETYAGLWRNNYQNGYWNILTPYYTRTLRSLSLRHFVPLLFVLGLIVPTLLSLLWAPFLWIGAAVLGLYLAAVGIRSAQIGKNTTWLRQIAAFAVLHFSYGFGSIGGIITILKKIPRQGQR; encoded by the coding sequence ATGAAATCGCTTTCGATCATCATCCCCTGCCGCAACGAGGAACGCTACATCGGGCGGTGCCTTGATTCGGTTCTGCGGACCACCTACCCGCACGACCGGCTCGAAGTCATCGTCATCGACGGCCAAAGCGAAGACGCCACCCGCGCCATCGTCGAAAGCTACGCCGCGCGCCACCCTTTCATCCGGCTCATCGACAACCCCAAAAAAATCGCCCCCGCCGCTTTGAACCTCGGGGTCAGCGCATCAAAAGGGGAATACATCATCCGGCTCGATGCCCACACCGAGTATCCGCACGACTACTTCGAACGTCTCGTCGATGCGAGCATCCGGCTCGGCGCCGCCAACGTCGGTGCCGTCTGCCGCACCGAAACGATGAGCAAAACCCCTACCGCCAACGCGATCCAAAACGTCCTCAGCGACCGGTTCGGCGTCGGAAATTCCTCGTTTCGTACCGGCGTTTCGGAAATCGTCGAAGCCGATACGGTCCCTTTCGGCTGTTTCCGGCGCGATACGTTCGAGCGATACGGCCTCTTCGACGAGCGGCTCATCCGCAACCAGGATATCGAATTCAACAAGCGGATCGCCCGGGGAGGGGGAAAAATCTATCTCATCCCCGACGTCACCTGCACCTATTTTGCCCGTGAAACCTACGCCGGGCTCTGGCGCAACAACTACCAAAACGGTTACTGGAACATCCTCACCCCCTATTACACCCGGACGCTCCGTTCGCTGAGCCTGCGCCATTTCGTCCCGTTGCTCTTTGTGCTGGGGCTGATCGTCCCGACGCTCCTTTCGCTTCTTTGGGCCCCTTTTCTTTGGATCGGCGCCGCGGTACTCGGGCTTTATCTCGCAGCGGTGGGAATCCGCTCCGCGCAGATCGGGAAAAACACGACGTGGCTACGCCAAATCGCAGCGTTTGCGGTACTCCATTTCAGTTACGGCTTTGGGAGCATAGGCGGTATAATAACGATTCTGAAAAAAATCCCGCGTCAAGGCCAACGATGA
- a CDS encoding DapH/DapD/GlmU-related protein has translation MFLVRLFYAYILRRTPPYYAHYPLWLIFWKPLRKFINVVVIPALPFNTLRILLYRAIGFKIGKNVFIGMKCYLDDMDPSLTLIEDNVTISYGCYFACHGRNQTHTPIRIEEGAYLGMRCTVLSGRSGIVIGRGALIGAASLVNRSIPEGATAYGVPAKIRHAGQPA, from the coding sequence ATGTTCCTCGTACGGCTCTTTTACGCCTATATACTGCGGCGCACTCCCCCCTATTACGCCCATTACCCCCTCTGGCTGATCTTCTGGAAACCGCTGCGCAAATTTATCAATGTCGTCGTCATCCCCGCGCTCCCTTTCAACACCCTGCGTATCCTCCTCTACCGCGCAATCGGATTCAAAATCGGCAAAAACGTCTTCATCGGGATGAAATGCTATCTCGACGACATGGACCCTTCACTCACCCTCATCGAAGACAACGTCACGATTTCGTACGGCTGTTATTTCGCCTGCCACGGCCGAAACCAGACCCATACCCCGATCCGGATCGAAGAGGGGGCCTACCTCGGGATGCGCTGCACCGTCCTCTCGGGACGTTCGGGGATCGTGATCGGGCGGGGAGCGCTCATCGGCGCAGCCAGTCTCGTCAACCGTTCGATCCCCGAGGGAGCGACCGCCTACGGCGTCCCCGCAAAAATCCGACACGCCGGGCAACCTGCATGA
- a CDS encoding glycosyltransferase family 4 protein, whose amino-acid sequence MTSKLTKIAHLTSAHPRYDTRIFVKECASLAEHEGYEVYLIVADGKGDETRSGVRILDAGAPSGGRLSRFTRTVRAVFDKARDLGADLYHLHDPELMPIGLKLKKLGKKVIFDAHEDLPKQILSKAYLGTASKALLSKASAAYERHACSRFDAVVTATPYIREKFLPINPRSVDINNFPVLGELSNDAAWENRHDEVCYIGGISTIRGVFEIITAMSRTQNVRLNLGGKFETAELQTKAEQTPGWEKVNMLGFLGRAEVAEVLSRSKAGLVTLHPTRNYVDALPVKMFEYMAAGIPVIASDFPLWRSIVENAQCGLLVDPLDPEAIAEAITYLIDHPDRARAMGENGKKAVVSTYNWECEKQKLFALYETLLNKGEGR is encoded by the coding sequence ATGACGTCAAAATTAACTAAAATCGCCCACCTCACCTCGGCCCACCCCCGTTACGACACGCGCATCTTTGTCAAAGAGTGCGCCTCTTTGGCCGAGCATGAGGGGTACGAGGTCTATCTCATCGTTGCCGACGGCAAGGGGGACGAAACGCGCAGCGGCGTCCGTATCCTCGATGCGGGCGCCCCCTCAGGGGGACGCCTGAGCCGTTTTACCCGCACGGTGCGCGCCGTGTTCGACAAAGCGCGCGATCTGGGTGCGGACCTCTACCATCTCCACGACCCCGAGCTGATGCCCATCGGGCTGAAACTCAAAAAGCTGGGGAAAAAGGTGATCTTCGACGCCCACGAAGACCTCCCCAAACAGATCCTCAGCAAAGCGTACCTGGGGACGGCGTCCAAAGCGCTCCTCTCCAAAGCCTCAGCCGCCTACGAACGCCATGCGTGCTCACGGTTCGACGCCGTCGTAACCGCCACCCCCTACATCCGGGAGAAATTCCTGCCGATCAACCCCCGCAGCGTGGACATCAACAACTTCCCCGTCCTGGGAGAACTCTCCAACGACGCGGCATGGGAAAACCGACATGACGAAGTGTGCTACATCGGGGGGATTTCGACGATCCGCGGGGTCTTTGAAATCATTACCGCAATGAGCCGTACCCAAAACGTCCGCCTCAACCTCGGGGGGAAATTCGAGACCGCCGAACTCCAAACCAAAGCGGAGCAGACCCCCGGATGGGAGAAGGTGAACATGCTGGGCTTTCTGGGGCGTGCCGAAGTGGCCGAGGTTCTCAGCCGCTCCAAAGCGGGATTGGTGACCCTCCACCCGACCCGCAACTACGTCGATGCCCTCCCGGTCAAAATGTTCGAATACATGGCCGCCGGAATCCCCGTCATCGCCTCGGATTTCCCGCTGTGGCGTTCGATCGTCGAGAACGCGCAGTGCGGTCTTCTCGTCGATCCGCTCGATCCCGAAGCGATTGCCGAGGCGATCACCTACCTCATCGACCATCCCGACCGGGCCCGCGCAATGGGGGAAAACGGTAAAAAAGCGGTCGTGAGTACCTACAACTGGGAGTGCGAAAAACAAAAACTCTTCGCCCTCTACGAAACCCTGCTGAACAAAGGGGAGGGGCGCTGA
- the asnB gene encoding asparagine synthase (glutamine-hydrolyzing) — MCGISGIIDRSNTPIPRGEIEAMNGRIRHRGPDDEGFFLENNVALGHRRLSILDLSPEGHQPMHRAQRYVIVYNGEVYNYLELRDELITRGHAFTSHSDTEVILAAYEEWGEGCVSRFNGMWAFALYDRERQTLFCSRDRFGVKPFYYVQTPGRFAFGSEIKQLLPFLYERNVNTKILMDYLVLSYEEHTDETFFEGVFKLPPSHNLLYDLKTGDFTLQRYYTIRIDESMGALEEAEAVHTYAASLEDAIKIRLRSDVKVGTCLSGGLDSSSVAAIAAKMYNTKDRSLSAVHAKSSEASNDESRWARTVADHCALDLNVIEPGADAFRACLEHVIRIQEEPFGSPSIIMQYLVFEEANRLGCKVMLDGQGGDETLMGYERYLPAYLLSLKGSARFRGFWLSFRHSKLTPWKLLQYFVYFTNASIRLARLKKKLSFIKPEYFDRLSTGTLRDSARNYGNILGLQLLEITSTQLPHLLKYEDKNSMCHSVEARLPFVDYRNVENALAIRNDLKIHKGWTKYLLRRGVEKLLPFEVVWRKDKIGFEAPSATWLKAHAEAMEASVRNSPLLRTLCTTYDYSKLDAKTRWKLFNIAEWERIYDVKIN; from the coding sequence ATGTGCGGAATCAGCGGAATCATCGACCGAAGCAACACCCCCATCCCCCGCGGCGAAATCGAGGCTATGAACGGCCGCATTCGCCACCGGGGGCCCGATGATGAGGGGTTCTTCCTCGAAAACAATGTCGCCCTCGGCCACCGGAGGCTCTCGATCCTCGACCTGTCCCCAGAGGGACACCAGCCGATGCACCGCGCGCAGCGCTATGTCATCGTCTACAACGGAGAGGTCTACAATTACCTCGAACTGCGTGACGAACTGATCACGCGCGGCCATGCGTTCACCTCCCACAGTGACACCGAAGTGATCCTCGCCGCGTACGAGGAGTGGGGGGAAGGGTGCGTTTCACGCTTCAACGGTATGTGGGCGTTCGCCCTCTACGACCGTGAACGCCAAACCCTCTTTTGCAGCCGCGACCGTTTCGGGGTCAAACCGTTTTACTACGTGCAGACCCCTGGACGGTTCGCCTTCGGCTCCGAAATCAAACAGCTTCTCCCTTTTCTGTATGAGCGGAACGTCAATACGAAAATCCTGATGGATTACCTGGTTCTCAGCTACGAAGAACACACCGACGAAACGTTTTTTGAAGGGGTTTTCAAACTCCCCCCCTCGCACAACCTCCTCTATGATCTCAAAACGGGCGATTTTACCCTGCAGCGCTATTACACGATCCGGATCGACGAGAGTATGGGGGCGCTCGAAGAAGCCGAAGCGGTCCACACCTACGCCGCTTCCCTCGAAGACGCGATCAAAATCCGCCTCCGCTCCGACGTAAAGGTGGGGACCTGCCTCAGCGGGGGTCTTGACAGCTCGAGCGTCGCGGCGATCGCGGCGAAAATGTACAATACCAAAGATCGCTCTCTCAGCGCGGTTCACGCCAAATCGAGTGAAGCATCCAACGACGAAAGCCGATGGGCCCGCACGGTCGCCGATCACTGCGCCCTGGATCTGAACGTCATCGAACCGGGCGCCGACGCGTTCCGCGCCTGCCTCGAACACGTGATCCGCATCCAGGAAGAACCCTTCGGAAGCCCCTCGATCATCATGCAGTACCTCGTTTTCGAAGAAGCCAACCGGCTGGGGTGCAAAGTGATGCTCGACGGGCAGGGGGGGGACGAAACCCTCATGGGGTACGAACGCTATCTTCCCGCCTACCTCCTCAGCCTCAAAGGCTCGGCGAGGTTCCGGGGGTTCTGGCTGAGCTTCAGGCATTCCAAACTCACCCCGTGGAAACTCCTGCAGTATTTCGTCTATTTCACGAACGCGTCGATACGGCTGGCACGGCTCAAGAAAAAGCTTTCGTTCATCAAACCCGAATATTTCGACCGCCTCAGCACAGGCACCCTCCGCGATTCGGCCCGAAACTATGGTAACATTCTGGGATTGCAGCTTCTGGAGATCACCTCCACCCAACTGCCCCATCTTCTCAAATACGAAGACAAAAATTCGATGTGCCATTCGGTCGAGGCGCGGCTCCCCTTCGTCGATTACCGGAACGTGGAAAACGCCCTCGCGATCCGCAACGACCTGAAAATTCATAAGGGATGGACAAAATACCTTCTGCGCCGGGGGGTCGAAAAACTCCTCCCTTTCGAAGTGGTATGGCGCAAAGACAAAATCGGATTCGAAGCCCCGAGTGCGACATGGCTCAAAGCCCACGCCGAGGCGATGGAGGCTTCCGTGCGCAACAGCCCCCTGCTGCGCACCCTCTGTACGACGTACGACTATTCAAAACTGGACGCAAAAACCAGGTGGAAACTTTTCAACATCGCCGAATGGGAGCGGATCTATGACGTCAAAATTAACTAA